Proteins encoded together in one Pontiella desulfatans window:
- a CDS encoding glycoside hydrolase family protein has protein sequence MKKTKLMLMVFPALLVGLSSGTAQAIEESSFSKSLVPGAFILPSDEESWTWGMAPMYDEAGKLHIFNSVIPNSGRWVENSKIVHWTADSVEGPYTLVGDLFSSDDIGYHNPQISKVGDTYVLVYLYNKHNDENGSMQEVGIATATSLDGPWKESPLNPIIPASGEMNGATINHASNPTFVAAPDGTFRIYYKSMTTKHRLREISMAVSDTLEGPYKNHEGNPVISYADQQLDIEDPYAFYYNGMYYMIVEDRRGVKDMLEGNPLPVNHRKSGGLRPGLIYTSKDGIDWGIPEVGYLTNEIYFGAPLARSERPSILWKDGQPEYLFLACHDKDPTAGYYLKINNWKGR, from the coding sequence ATGAAGAAAACAAAATTGATGTTGATGGTGTTCCCCGCTCTTCTGGTGGGGCTGTCCTCTGGAACGGCGCAGGCCATTGAGGAGTCGTCGTTCTCGAAGTCGCTTGTGCCGGGCGCGTTTATCTTGCCGTCGGACGAGGAGTCCTGGACGTGGGGGATGGCGCCGATGTACGACGAGGCCGGAAAGCTGCACATCTTTAATTCCGTTATTCCCAATTCCGGCCGATGGGTGGAAAACAGCAAGATCGTCCATTGGACCGCCGATTCGGTTGAGGGCCCCTATACGCTGGTGGGCGATCTGTTTTCGAGCGATGACATCGGTTACCATAACCCGCAGATTTCAAAGGTGGGCGATACCTACGTCTTGGTTTACCTGTATAACAAGCATAACGATGAGAATGGTTCCATGCAGGAGGTCGGGATTGCCACGGCCACATCGTTGGATGGTCCCTGGAAGGAAAGCCCATTGAACCCGATCATTCCGGCTTCCGGCGAAATGAACGGCGCCACGATCAACCATGCTTCGAACCCGACGTTTGTTGCGGCACCCGATGGCACGTTCCGCATCTATTACAAATCGATGACGACCAAGCATCGGTTGCGGGAAATCTCGATGGCGGTCAGCGACACCCTTGAAGGCCCGTACAAGAACCATGAAGGAAACCCGGTGATCAGCTATGCCGACCAGCAACTGGACATCGAAGATCCCTACGCGTTTTATTACAACGGAATGTACTACATGATCGTGGAGGATCGCCGGGGCGTGAAGGATATGCTCGAGGGCAATCCGCTGCCGGTGAACCACAGGAAGTCGGGCGGATTACGCCCCGGTCTCATCTATACCTCCAAGGATGGAATCGACTGGGGAATCCCGGAGGTCGGCTATTTGACCAACGAAATCTATTTTGGCGCACCACTGGCGCGTAGCGAACGCCCCAGTATCCTGTGGAAGGATGGTCAACCTGAATATCTCTTCCTGGCCTGCCACGATAAGGATCCAACCGCCGGATACTATCTGAAGATTAACAACTGGAAGGGGCGGTAG
- a CDS encoding SGNH/GDSL hydrolase family protein — protein sequence MTINIKPLLCLACLAIAFNAAAKERWLFLGDSITQGGHYTDHIETWLLLNQADAPEVINLGLSSETVSGLSEPDHPFPRPDLHTRLDRVLERTNPDVVIACYGMNCAIYHPFSNERLAAYQTGINKLVADAQAIGAKVILLTPPPFAGRIKPKAPPGEGESFGFKHPASDYNEVLAKYGEWIMTLNGKNGVRAFSIRPPIEKFMEKCYPREPIHPNTYGHELMAEAFLQALGYQTGSDLLETGSSPHATDPQWNTVIGLVKEQRLAYDRALLNDIGHGNPGVMKKKTLPLPEAEAKAKALDAEIQKAINAAMRE from the coding sequence ATGACGATAAACATCAAGCCGCTACTCTGCCTGGCATGCCTGGCCATCGCGTTCAATGCTGCCGCAAAGGAACGGTGGTTGTTCCTGGGCGACAGCATCACCCAGGGCGGGCACTACACCGACCATATCGAAACCTGGCTCCTGCTCAACCAGGCCGACGCCCCCGAGGTCATCAACCTCGGCCTAAGCAGCGAAACGGTTTCCGGACTCTCGGAACCGGACCATCCCTTCCCCCGCCCCGATCTGCACACCCGGCTCGACCGCGTGCTGGAGCGGACAAACCCCGATGTGGTGATCGCCTGCTACGGCATGAATTGCGCCATCTACCACCCGTTCTCCAACGAGCGCCTTGCGGCCTACCAAACCGGCATCAACAAACTCGTTGCCGATGCGCAGGCGATCGGCGCAAAGGTGATCCTGCTCACCCCGCCGCCCTTTGCCGGACGGATCAAGCCCAAGGCACCGCCCGGCGAAGGCGAAAGCTTTGGCTTCAAACACCCGGCCTCCGACTACAACGAGGTGCTGGCGAAGTATGGCGAATGGATCATGACGCTCAACGGCAAGAACGGCGTCCGCGCCTTCTCCATCCGCCCGCCCATCGAAAAGTTCATGGAAAAGTGCTACCCCAGGGAACCCATCCATCCCAACACCTACGGCCATGAGCTGATGGCCGAGGCCTTCCTGCAAGCGTTGGGCTACCAGACCGGCTCCGACCTGCTCGAGACCGGCTCCAGCCCGCATGCCACCGACCCGCAATGGAACACGGTCATCGGCCTCGTTAAGGAGCAGCGACTCGCCTACGACCGCGCCCTGCTCAACGACATTGGCCATGGCAACCCCGGCGTAATGAAAAAGAAAACCCTCCCCCTTCCCGAAGCCGAAGCGAAGGCGAAGGCCCTGGATGCGGAAATCCAGAAGGCGATTAATGCGGCCATGCGGGAATAG
- a CDS encoding putative glycoside hydrolase, translated as MKKYAYPCVLVSLICQAGIAATGYPVFSWDTVPVYLHFGSSTRMTDGQIETAAGMSDFICLEKAHGTRTDQAHPERIAAEDARRLKKANPDAKVLMYWNTLIAWPFASYNRDFASTHPQDWILRDMGTGEPLYKVDRPNFQVAQYNLLNPKVRDWWVDTVSGAVNEFGFDGLFMDAISQSKRPLWLRKGWGMGREDELDAAAIDLMKRTKAKMGSGKMLIYNGFRAHAAKADGGAAAGTEFLPYGDGAQIEHFDGLSSKSKEDILLYWQMADEAAKAGKIVLYKGWPDHDINWLNAEFMKKSADEKETIARRKLEYPLALYLIGARENSYFCYGWGYGIDDGQLVDYPEYRRQLGAPKGDAIRKGWKFKREFKHAIVVVDLETREGKIQWLKN; from the coding sequence ATGAAAAAATATGCATATCCATGTGTTTTGGTTTCCCTGATTTGCCAGGCGGGCATTGCGGCCACGGGCTACCCGGTCTTTTCGTGGGACACGGTGCCGGTGTACCTCCATTTCGGAAGCTCCACCCGCATGACCGATGGGCAGATTGAAACGGCGGCGGGCATGTCGGACTTCATCTGCCTGGAAAAGGCGCATGGAACACGAACCGACCAGGCGCATCCGGAACGGATTGCCGCAGAGGATGCGCGACGGCTCAAGAAGGCCAACCCGGATGCCAAGGTGCTGATGTATTGGAACACGCTGATTGCTTGGCCGTTCGCGTCCTATAACCGCGACTTTGCCTCCACCCACCCCCAGGACTGGATCTTGCGGGATATGGGGACGGGCGAGCCGTTGTATAAAGTGGATCGACCCAATTTCCAGGTGGCCCAGTATAACCTGCTCAATCCCAAGGTGCGCGATTGGTGGGTGGACACCGTCAGTGGCGCGGTGAATGAATTCGGTTTCGACGGTCTCTTCATGGATGCCATTTCGCAATCCAAGCGTCCGCTTTGGCTCCGCAAGGGGTGGGGGATGGGTCGGGAGGACGAGCTGGATGCGGCGGCCATCGATTTGATGAAACGAACCAAGGCGAAGATGGGCTCCGGAAAAATGCTTATCTACAACGGCTTCCGCGCCCACGCGGCGAAGGCGGATGGCGGGGCGGCGGCCGGTACGGAGTTCTTGCCCTATGGCGACGGCGCCCAGATCGAGCACTTCGATGGACTCTCCTCGAAGAGCAAGGAGGATATCCTGCTCTACTGGCAGATGGCGGATGAAGCGGCGAAGGCCGGGAAGATCGTGCTTTACAAAGGTTGGCCGGACCACGACATCAATTGGTTGAATGCGGAGTTCATGAAAAAGAGCGCGGACGAGAAGGAGACGATTGCCCGGCGGAAGCTGGAATATCCGTTGGCTCTCTACTTGATCGGCGCTCGGGAAAACAGTTATTTTTGTTATGGCTGGGGGTACGGCATTGATGATGGTCAGTTGGTTGACTATCCGGAATACCGCCGCCAGCTCGGTGCTCCGAAGGGGGATGCGATCCGCAAAGGATGGAAGTTTAAACGGGAATTCAAGCATGCCATCGTGGTGGTTGATCTCGAAACACGGGAAGGGAAAATCCAATGGTTGAAAAATTAA
- a CDS encoding alpha/beta hydrolase: protein MKKLNLILLVAAASLGWCGRAHGLEPLKESNEGNQKDAINRFLSRYDKDGNGTFEKAEDGKTWSRNGKLDKNKDGKLDREELAGLGLTYVDSPGKQLRNVRFKRTETEDVYLDFYYPDVDESNGKPVVIYTHGGGWAAGSRHGAGNASFNVVHGALLKKGFCVVSVGYRLVKKDGETAMRDCVIDAKDALCFISAYRKELGIDPMRIYTFGDSAGGHLSQMVLLSPPDSLKGDPELAKYPYKTVAGVSWYGPCDFEKTDLFNHDDRENFRDRFGPRILKPDTKPEDKLALYREMGPVNYLTKESPPLLMIQGDKDTTIPVKHAYHMQEKAKAVGAPVEILIVKNAGHNWRMVDAEIDPSRNQIIDRTVRFLVDHL from the coding sequence ATGAAAAAGTTAAACCTAATCCTGTTGGTCGCCGCCGCGTCGCTGGGCTGGTGCGGAAGGGCCCATGGCCTCGAACCGCTGAAGGAATCGAACGAGGGGAACCAGAAGGATGCCATCAACCGCTTCCTGTCGAGATACGACAAGGACGGCAACGGCACGTTCGAGAAAGCGGAGGACGGGAAGACCTGGAGTCGCAACGGAAAGCTCGACAAAAACAAGGACGGGAAACTGGACAGGGAGGAGCTGGCGGGGCTTGGGCTGACGTATGTCGACAGCCCCGGCAAGCAACTGCGCAACGTCCGTTTCAAGCGCACCGAGACGGAGGATGTCTATCTGGACTTCTATTATCCGGATGTGGATGAAAGCAACGGCAAGCCGGTTGTCATCTATACCCACGGGGGCGGTTGGGCCGCAGGGAGTCGGCACGGGGCCGGGAACGCTTCGTTCAATGTGGTTCATGGCGCTCTCCTTAAGAAGGGCTTTTGCGTGGTCTCCGTTGGATATCGCCTGGTCAAGAAGGACGGGGAAACCGCAATGCGCGACTGCGTGATTGATGCCAAGGACGCGCTTTGCTTCATCTCGGCGTACCGCAAGGAACTGGGCATCGATCCGATGCGCATCTACACCTTTGGCGACTCCGCCGGAGGGCACCTTTCGCAAATGGTGCTGCTGTCGCCGCCCGATAGCCTGAAGGGCGATCCGGAGCTGGCGAAATATCCCTACAAAACCGTGGCGGGCGTCTCCTGGTACGGCCCGTGCGATTTCGAGAAGACCGACTTGTTCAACCACGACGACCGCGAAAACTTCCGCGACCGCTTCGGCCCGCGCATTCTCAAGCCGGACACCAAGCCGGAAGACAAGCTCGCACTATATCGGGAGATGGGCCCGGTCAACTATTTGACGAAGGAGAGTCCGCCGCTCCTCATGATCCAGGGCGACAAGGACACCACCATTCCGGTCAAGCACGCCTACCATATGCAGGAAAAGGCGAAAGCCGTGGGGGCGCCCGTTGAGATCCTGATCGTAAAGAACGCCGGACATAACTGGCGAATGGTGGATGCGGAGATCGATCCCTCGCGGAATCAAATCATTGATCGAACCGTCCGTTTTTTGGTCGATCATTTATAG
- a CDS encoding sulfatase family protein, whose amino-acid sequence MVEKLMWLRTGLRSNVWCLLGLVVAIGAVAKPEKPNLIFIFADDWGYGDLGIHGSTFCKTPRLDRMASEGIDFQNFTVNHPVCSPSRTAVMTGQFPARHSVHQHFASTEHHVRAGMPDWLDPKAPMLPRMLKEAGYATAHFGKWHLCNDHIPDGPMPPEYGYDEFGAFNLPNEAPEQMPTVATCPRAVDFIKRHKDQPFFINLWLHETHTPHYPLEKYLSQFESLDEQKQVYAAVVAEGDAGVGLVLDTLKELGLDENTLVVFSSDNGPEWTGSKKQTDDTSTGPGLGSYYSVGEKGELKGQKRSLYAGGIRVPFIARWPGVVPVGKTDRDSVLTAVDLLPTFMELAGEKLPNGYEPDGQSMVSALKGKGFERSKPIFWEWAPARNHPEVWPHQGICEGKWKLLYNEKLGKAELYNLEEDWAEASDVSKEHPETVEKLTLQIKAWKKTLPTEPPADCVSRLRNPK is encoded by the coding sequence ATGGTTGAAAAATTAATGTGGCTTCGCACCGGTCTAAGGTCGAACGTCTGGTGTCTCTTGGGTCTGGTTGTGGCCATCGGTGCTGTTGCCAAGCCAGAGAAACCGAACCTGATCTTTATCTTCGCGGATGACTGGGGCTATGGCGATCTGGGGATCCATGGCAGTACGTTCTGCAAGACGCCGCGGCTGGACCGGATGGCCAGCGAAGGCATCGACTTCCAAAACTTCACGGTCAATCATCCCGTCTGCTCGCCGAGCCGGACGGCGGTGATGACGGGGCAGTTTCCCGCGCGGCATTCGGTGCATCAGCATTTTGCCTCCACGGAGCATCACGTTAGGGCAGGCATGCCCGACTGGCTGGATCCGAAGGCACCGATGCTGCCGCGTATGCTCAAGGAGGCGGGCTACGCCACCGCCCACTTCGGCAAGTGGCACCTTTGCAACGACCATATTCCCGACGGGCCGATGCCGCCGGAATATGGCTACGATGAGTTTGGTGCGTTCAACCTTCCGAACGAAGCCCCGGAGCAAATGCCGACCGTTGCAACCTGCCCGCGTGCGGTCGACTTCATCAAACGCCACAAGGACCAGCCGTTCTTCATCAACCTCTGGCTGCACGAAACCCATACGCCGCACTATCCGCTGGAGAAATACCTGAGCCAGTTCGAAAGTCTGGACGAGCAAAAGCAGGTCTATGCGGCCGTGGTGGCCGAGGGCGATGCCGGGGTCGGGCTCGTGCTCGACACCTTGAAGGAGCTCGGGCTGGATGAAAATACGCTGGTCGTCTTTTCCTCCGACAATGGCCCGGAATGGACGGGCTCGAAAAAGCAGACCGACGATACCTCCACGGGGCCGGGCCTCGGTTCGTATTATTCCGTTGGCGAAAAAGGCGAACTGAAGGGACAAAAGCGGTCGCTCTATGCCGGTGGTATCCGCGTGCCCTTCATCGCGCGCTGGCCCGGCGTGGTGCCGGTCGGAAAAACCGACCGCGATTCCGTGCTTACCGCCGTTGATCTGCTGCCCACCTTCATGGAGCTGGCCGGGGAGAAGCTGCCCAACGGCTATGAACCCGATGGCCAGAGCATGGTCTCCGCCCTGAAGGGGAAAGGTTTTGAACGTAGCAAGCCGATCTTCTGGGAATGGGCGCCGGCGCGGAACCATCCCGAAGTGTGGCCGCACCAGGGGATCTGCGAGGGCAAGTGGAAGCTGCTCTACAATGAAAAACTCGGGAAGGCGGAGCTTTACAACCTGGAAGAAGATTGGGCGGAAGCCTCCGATGTCTCGAAGGAGCATCCGGAAACCGTCGAAAAACTCACCCTTCAAATCAAGGCGTGGAAAAAGACGCTGCCCACCGAACCGCCAGCCGACTGTGTTTCCAGGCTCAGGAACCCTAAATGA